From a region of the Candidatus Methylomirabilis limnetica genome:
- a CDS encoding TraR/DksA family transcriptional regulator, translated as MGMPLRAALLERLKEKLLEKRRTLINTVREKQADNLETGSDGTQDIADQATTAYTKEFLLSISDTERQLLKQVDAALEKMRLKKYGECERCGEPIGEKRLEALSFALFCIACQEEEERS; from the coding sequence ATGGGGATGCCGTTGAGGGCAGCGCTACTGGAACGATTAAAGGAAAAACTGTTAGAGAAGCGACGTACGTTGATAAACACAGTACGGGAGAAGCAGGCGGACAATCTGGAGACCGGTAGCGACGGTACGCAGGACATCGCCGATCAAGCCACGACAGCCTACACGAAGGAGTTTCTGCTCTCTATCAGCGACACTGAGCGCCAGCTATTGAAGCAGGTGGATGCTGCCCTGGAGAAGATGCGGCTGAAGAAGTACGGGGAGTGCGAACGGTGTGGCGAGCCAATCGGCGAGAAGCGGCTCGAGGCGTTATCTTTTGCCCTATTCTGTATTGCCTGCCAGGAGGAAGAGGAACGGAGCTGA
- a CDS encoding glutamate-5-semialdehyde dehydrogenase — protein sequence MGNVTMQMVRELGEAAHLAARALALVVPEVKNRALMAIADALWNGRAEILSANEIDLAEARLQHHSSAVLDRLALDERRIEKMAAGVRQVAALSDPVGEITRMWPRPNGLLVGRMRVPLGVIGVIYEARPGVTADAAALCLKSGNAVILKGGREAIRSNRVISSLLADAAMGSGLPKGCVAFIDSVDREAVTHLLQLSGLVDLIIPRGGEELIRAVQRTSTIPILAHDKGLCHTYVDEGADLVMAEEIAFNAKVDRPGVCNAMESLLVHERVAPLFLPRIVGRLQEAGVEIRGCPRTRALVQGIVSAAEVDWDTEYLDLILSVKVVGSFEEAVAHIAAHGSGLAEAIVTADHSRAMRFLREVDAGAVFVNASTRFTDGGEFGMGAEMGISTQKLHARGPVGLTELTCEKFIVMGDGQVRDSTK from the coding sequence ATGGGCAATGTGACGATGCAGATGGTCAGAGAGTTGGGGGAGGCGGCGCATCTTGCGGCTCGGGCCTTGGCCCTGGTGGTGCCGGAGGTAAAGAATCGGGCGCTGATGGCTATAGCGGACGCGCTGTGGAACGGCCGGGCGGAGATCCTCTCTGCTAATGAGATCGATCTAGCCGAGGCCAGGTTACAGCATCACTCGTCTGCGGTCCTGGATCGGCTGGCTCTCGACGAAAGGCGGATTGAGAAGATGGCAGCCGGCGTCCGGCAGGTGGCCGCGCTCTCCGATCCTGTTGGGGAGATTACCAGGATGTGGCCCAGGCCAAACGGTCTGCTCGTTGGCCGGATGCGGGTACCGCTCGGGGTCATCGGTGTCATCTACGAGGCCAGGCCAGGGGTTACCGCCGATGCGGCGGCCCTCTGCCTGAAGTCAGGGAATGCCGTCATTCTGAAAGGGGGTCGAGAGGCGATCCGCAGCAACAGGGTCATCAGCAGTCTGCTTGCGGATGCCGCCATGGGAAGCGGCCTGCCCAAGGGTTGCGTGGCCTTCATCGATTCGGTTGACCGAGAGGCAGTAACACACTTGCTTCAGCTTAGCGGGCTCGTAGACCTGATTATCCCCAGAGGAGGCGAGGAGTTGATCCGGGCAGTGCAGCGGACCTCAACCATTCCGATCCTGGCTCACGACAAAGGGCTCTGCCACACCTACGTTGATGAGGGGGCCGATCTCGTCATGGCGGAGGAGATTGCCTTCAATGCCAAGGTCGATCGACCGGGCGTCTGCAACGCCATGGAGAGCCTACTGGTTCATGAGCGGGTGGCCCCTCTCTTTTTGCCACGAATCGTCGGGCGGTTGCAGGAGGCTGGGGTTGAGATCCGGGGTTGCCCTCGAACAAGGGCCTTGGTGCAGGGTATCGTATCTGCCGCCGAGGTAGACTGGGATACCGAGTATCTCGACCTGATCCTGTCGGTCAAGGTGGTCGGCTCGTTCGAAGAGGCTGTGGCGCACATCGCTGCACACGGCTCCGGCTTGGCCGAGGCGATCGTCACAGCGGATCACAGCCGGGCTATGCGCTTCCTTCGGGAGGTGGATGCCGGTGCTGTGTTCGTTAACGCCTCCACCCGTTTCACTGACGGCGGCGAGTTTGGGATGGGGGCCGAGATGGGGATAAGCACGCAGAAACTCCACGCCCGCGGTCCGGTCGGCCTCACGGAACTGACCTGCGAGAAGTTCATTGTCATGGGCGATGGCCAGGTGCGAGACTCAACTAAATGA
- the obgE gene encoding GTPase ObgE, translating to MKLVDEARIQVKAGDGGRGAISFRREAHVPRGGPDGGDGGDGGSIYIVASRSYRTLSDQRYHRRSRAKDGAYGRGKKMHGRRGAELIISVPLGTVVVDGDTGELLADLVEDGQRVLVAKGGKGGRGNSHFATPILQAPRLADPGQQGQERWLHLTLKLLAEVGLIGLPNAGKSALLCRISSAHSKVAAYPFTTLTPHLGTIEIDSLGTFVAADIPGLIEGASLGAGLGIRFLRHIERTRLLVHVIDVSDTARDPREALAVVEEELRAFNPELLTRSRVIAANKIDLPHDTHLPMMRALCAERVLPLFPISAVTGEGIGQLVEYLTDQVQASSWFGVSSFELQTPSVGSQVGGVAGQDPKPETRNPELETAEPSAVNGP from the coding sequence TTGAAGCTCGTCGATGAGGCCCGCATTCAGGTCAAGGCGGGGGATGGTGGTCGTGGCGCTATCAGCTTTCGGCGAGAGGCGCATGTCCCGAGAGGTGGGCCGGACGGCGGCGACGGCGGCGACGGCGGGAGTATCTATATTGTTGCCAGCCGTTCGTATCGAACCCTCAGCGACCAAAGGTATCACCGGCGCTCTCGCGCCAAAGACGGAGCGTACGGACGCGGCAAGAAGATGCATGGTCGGCGCGGCGCCGAGCTGATCATCTCGGTTCCGCTTGGTACGGTCGTCGTGGATGGCGACACAGGGGAGCTTCTGGCCGATCTGGTTGAGGACGGACAGCGGGTGCTGGTCGCTAAGGGTGGGAAGGGCGGCCGTGGCAATTCCCACTTTGCCACCCCCATCTTACAGGCCCCTCGCCTCGCCGATCCTGGGCAACAAGGGCAGGAACGGTGGCTTCATCTCACCTTGAAACTACTCGCCGAGGTCGGCCTGATTGGCCTTCCCAATGCGGGAAAATCCGCTCTTCTCTGTCGTATCTCTTCCGCCCACTCGAAGGTAGCAGCATACCCCTTCACGACGCTTACCCCACACCTGGGAACCATCGAGATCGATTCGCTGGGCACCTTCGTGGCGGCTGATATCCCTGGCCTGATCGAGGGGGCATCCTTGGGCGCAGGTCTCGGAATCCGTTTTCTGCGACATATCGAACGGACCCGCCTGTTGGTGCATGTCATTGATGTCTCTGACACTGCACGGGATCCTCGAGAAGCGCTGGCGGTGGTAGAGGAAGAACTCCGAGCCTTCAATCCCGAGCTGCTCACGCGCTCCCGCGTCATTGCCGCCAACAAGATCGATCTTCCCCATGACACCCATCTCCCCATGATGCGCGCCCTCTGTGCAGAGCGGGTTCTCCCCCTTTTTCCGATCTCAGCCGTGACCGGTGAGGGGATCGGGCAACTCGTTGAGTACCTGACCGATCAGGTTCAAGCCAGTTCCTGGTTTGGAGTTTCGAGTTTCGAGTTGCAAACGCCAAGCGTTGGGAGCCAGGTGGGAGGTGTCGCTGGGCAGGACCCGAAACCCGAAACCCGAAACCCGGAACTTGAAACTGCGGAGCCGTCAGCGGTAAACGGCCCATGA
- the gap gene encoding type I glyceraldehyde-3-phosphate dehydrogenase, protein MAIKVAINGFGRIGRNVFRAALGDRELEFVAVNDITNAKTLAHLLKYDSIHGVLQAEVQAKDDAIVVNGREVKICAQRDPAALPWKELGVQVVIESTGRFTDKAGASKHLQAGAKKVIISAPAKDPDVTIVLGVNEKMYDPDKHAIISNASCTTNCLAPIAKVIMENFGIRHGLMTTIHSYTNDQQILDLPHEDLRRARAAALSQIPTSTGAAKAVGLVLPALQGKMHGLAIRVPTANVSLVDLVAETERVVTVEEVNAALRKAADGELKGILGFCEEPLVSVDFCGNPLSSIVDGLSTSVVDGTLIKVLSWYDNEWGYSSRIHDLVKYIATR, encoded by the coding sequence ATGGCGATCAAGGTTGCGATTAACGGATTCGGCCGCATCGGCCGGAATGTCTTTCGGGCAGCGCTCGGAGACCGAGAGCTGGAATTCGTAGCGGTGAACGACATTACCAACGCTAAGACGCTCGCCCACCTGTTGAAGTACGATTCCATCCATGGGGTGCTACAAGCAGAGGTACAGGCCAAGGACGATGCCATCGTGGTCAATGGCCGCGAGGTTAAGATCTGTGCCCAGAGAGATCCGGCGGCGCTCCCCTGGAAAGAGCTGGGGGTACAGGTAGTCATCGAATCTACCGGACGCTTCACCGACAAGGCTGGGGCGAGCAAGCACCTCCAGGCTGGGGCGAAGAAGGTCATCATTTCAGCGCCAGCGAAGGATCCAGATGTCACGATCGTACTTGGCGTCAACGAGAAGATGTACGATCCGGACAAGCACGCGATCATCAGCAATGCCTCCTGTACCACCAACTGCCTTGCGCCTATTGCGAAGGTGATCATGGAGAACTTCGGAATTCGCCATGGCCTTATGACCACGATCCATTCCTATACCAATGACCAGCAGATCCTGGACCTGCCCCATGAGGATCTTCGCCGGGCGAGGGCCGCTGCCCTCTCCCAGATTCCCACGAGTACTGGAGCGGCCAAGGCGGTGGGCCTGGTGCTCCCTGCACTGCAGGGAAAGATGCATGGGCTTGCTATTCGTGTTCCGACGGCGAATGTGTCTTTAGTCGATCTCGTCGCAGAGACGGAGCGGGTTGTCACGGTCGAGGAGGTGAATGCCGCCCTTCGGAAGGCAGCCGATGGTGAATTAAAAGGGATCCTCGGTTTCTGTGAGGAGCCGTTGGTCTCTGTCGATTTTTGCGGCAATCCGCTCTCGTCAATTGTTGATGGTCTTTCGACATCGGTCGTAGACGGCACCTTGATCAAGGTCCTGTCCTGGTACGACAACGAGTGGGGCTACTCCAGCCGAATTCACGATCTTGTGAAGTATATCGCTACGCGATAA
- the proB gene encoding glutamate 5-kinase, with amino-acid sequence MSRAERSSPDDRAAPSTKPVVALIEPLRAGVREAKRLVVKVGSAVLSKGDVALHQATLERICRELVWLRKEGCQVVLVSSGAILAGMSRLGLTERPGSIPLKQAAAAVGQSLLMRHYEEAFAPYGQKLGQLLLTQEDFRSRHRYLNARNTLFTLLHLGVLPVINENDTVAVEEIKFGDNDHLSVLVATLLGADLLVILTDLDGLYTADPRKDPHARLVHEVPRRSTDLHLWADESGTGLGTGGMVTKVEAARRAAASGIPTIIANGLVEGTLERIIHGEAVGTIFQASASRMRSRKRWLAFATEPRGRITVDAGAKEALIRHGKSLLPSGVVSIDGGFEGGEVVILCDIEGIEFARGVANYDAEQVERIKGIKSNQIEDTLGAKLFDEVVHRDNLVILCNYSGV; translated from the coding sequence ATGAGCCGCGCGGAAAGATCATCGCCAGACGATCGCGCCGCCCCCTCGACAAAGCCTGTGGTGGCCCTGATCGAACCGCTCAGGGCAGGTGTGCGGGAGGCAAAACGGTTAGTCGTGAAGGTTGGCTCGGCCGTCCTGTCCAAGGGCGATGTCGCGTTGCATCAGGCGACGCTGGAGCGAATCTGTCGTGAGCTCGTCTGGCTTCGGAAGGAGGGGTGTCAGGTGGTCCTGGTCTCCTCCGGCGCCATCCTGGCTGGGATGAGTCGGCTTGGACTGACCGAGCGGCCCGGGAGCATCCCCTTGAAGCAGGCCGCTGCCGCTGTTGGCCAGAGCCTGCTCATGCGCCACTACGAGGAGGCCTTCGCACCCTATGGCCAGAAGCTGGGGCAGCTTTTGCTTACCCAGGAGGACTTTCGCTCGCGACACCGGTACCTCAATGCGCGGAACACCTTATTTACGCTGCTCCATCTGGGGGTGCTCCCTGTCATCAACGAGAACGACACTGTCGCAGTGGAGGAGATTAAGTTTGGGGATAATGACCATCTTTCGGTGTTAGTGGCGACGCTCCTCGGGGCGGACCTGCTCGTCATCCTGACCGACCTGGATGGGCTGTACACGGCTGATCCGAGGAAAGATCCTCACGCGCGGCTTGTCCATGAAGTGCCGCGGCGGTCCACGGATCTTCACTTGTGGGCCGACGAGTCGGGGACTGGGCTCGGCACTGGCGGGATGGTCACAAAGGTGGAAGCGGCACGCCGGGCGGCAGCCTCCGGCATCCCCACCATCATCGCGAACGGTCTTGTAGAAGGAACCCTGGAGCGGATCATCCATGGTGAGGCGGTCGGTACAATCTTTCAGGCGTCTGCTTCCAGGATGCGTAGTCGAAAGCGTTGGCTAGCTTTTGCGACGGAGCCCAGGGGACGGATTACTGTGGATGCCGGGGCCAAGGAGGCGCTAATCCGTCATGGTAAGAGCCTTCTCCCTTCCGGGGTTGTATCGATCGATGGCGGGTTCGAGGGGGGCGAGGTGGTCATCCTCTGCGATATCGAGGGCATAGAATTCGCCAGGGGTGTAGCGAACTATGATGCTGAACAGGTGGAACGGATCAAGGGCATCAAGAGCAATCAGATCGAGGATACGCTTGGCGCCAAGCTGTTCGATGAGGTGGTTCACCGGGACAACCTGGTGATACTGTGTAACTACTCAGGTGTTTAG
- the rpmA gene encoding 50S ribosomal protein L27, whose protein sequence is MAHKKGMGSSRNGRDSQSQRLGMKVGAGQTVPGGSILLRQRGTRFKPGKNVGIGSDDTLYARVSGVVTVERRGGQGRFLSIITAV, encoded by the coding sequence ATGGCGCATAAAAAAGGGATGGGGAGTTCCCGGAATGGCCGGGATAGCCAAAGTCAGCGACTGGGCATGAAGGTCGGAGCAGGGCAGACCGTGCCGGGTGGCAGCATTCTGCTCCGCCAGCGTGGTACCCGCTTCAAACCGGGTAAGAATGTTGGGATCGGCTCTGATGATACGCTGTATGCCAGGGTATCCGGGGTCGTGACTGTCGAACGCCGAGGGGGACAAGGCCGCTTCCTCAGCATTATTACGGCAGTCTGA
- the rsfS gene encoding ribosome silencing factor: MSLDKRPMLSRDARERIDTDTLLRLAAAAAEEVKPISLVHLDLRGLCSFTDHFLIVSTPSIRQGRAIAERIEERLREERVRIFHREDDKEARWILLDYSDVIIHIFDEETRLYYDLEGLWADAPKRELIRHGSSVLSG, translated from the coding sequence GTGAGTTTAGACAAACGACCTATGTTGTCACGAGACGCGAGAGAGCGGATCGACACCGACACGCTGTTGCGACTTGCAGCAGCAGCAGCCGAAGAGGTGAAACCTATTTCCCTGGTACACCTCGATCTTCGTGGTCTCTGCTCTTTCACCGACCATTTCCTCATCGTAAGTACCCCCTCGATCAGACAGGGCCGAGCCATTGCCGAACGGATCGAGGAGCGGCTTCGGGAAGAACGAGTTCGGATATTCCATCGGGAGGACGACAAGGAGGCCCGTTGGATTCTTCTTGACTACAGCGACGTAATCATCCATATTTTCGACGAAGAGACGCGGCTGTACTATGACCTGGAGGGGTTGTGGGCCGACGCGCCGAAGCGAGAGTTGATTCGTCACGGATCGTCGGTTCTTTCGGGGTAG
- the rplU gene encoding 50S ribosomal protein L21, which produces MYAIIESGGKQCRVSSGDLVTLERIEGETGKQVELSKVLLVADGDQVKIGAPYLQGALVMSEIVRQGRGPKVIVFKFKRRKRYRRTQGHRQEQTILRITEIRA; this is translated from the coding sequence GTGTACGCAATTATCGAGTCGGGAGGTAAGCAATGCCGTGTGAGTTCTGGCGACCTTGTCACCCTTGAACGAATCGAGGGCGAGACAGGGAAGCAGGTGGAGCTTTCGAAGGTGTTGCTGGTGGCCGATGGAGACCAGGTGAAGATCGGGGCTCCTTACTTGCAAGGCGCCCTGGTTATGAGCGAGATCGTCAGACAGGGGCGTGGGCCCAAGGTTATCGTGTTTAAATTCAAGCGGCGAAAGCGGTATCGGCGTACGCAGGGACACCGTCAGGAACAGACCATCTTGCGAATTACAGAGATCAGGGCGTAA
- a CDS encoding ComF family protein, whose product MPPFAMARAAALYEADRTMRQAILLLKYGGRRTLARHLGRLMVEGAGRLFDPRQFDLLIPVPLHPKRERARGFNQAALLAKEIGTGWGLCVDHRVLQRVRATEAQSGGRREREENVKGAFAVTRSERVKGMRLLLIDDVFTTGATAGECAKVLLAAGAAEVGVYTLARVE is encoded by the coding sequence TTGCCACCCTTTGCCATGGCGAGGGCGGCAGCGTTGTACGAAGCGGACCGGACGATGCGCCAGGCCATTCTGCTGCTCAAGTACGGCGGTCGTCGCACGCTTGCTCGCCACCTCGGTCGTCTGATGGTCGAGGGGGCCGGACGACTCTTTGATCCCCGCCAGTTCGATCTCCTGATTCCGGTTCCGCTCCATCCAAAGCGGGAGCGTGCGCGAGGCTTTAACCAGGCGGCGCTCTTGGCGAAGGAGATTGGGACAGGCTGGGGTCTCTGCGTCGATCACCGTGTATTGCAAAGGGTCCGGGCCACGGAGGCTCAAAGCGGGGGTCGGCGAGAGCGAGAGGAAAACGTCAAGGGGGCCTTTGCTGTGACGCGGTCTGAACGGGTGAAGGGCATGAGACTCCTCCTTATTGACGATGTCTTTACCACCGGTGCCACAGCCGGCGAGTGCGCAAAGGTCCTGCTCGCTGCCGGCGCTGCGGAAGTCGGAGTCTACACACTCGCCCGGGTGGAGTGA
- the nadD gene encoding nicotinate-nucleotide adenylyltransferase: MHIGVMGGTFDPIHLGHLRAAEEIYWALGLDRITFVPAARPPHKEEEFEASALHRYEMVSLATVYTPYFSVSPIELSRPGRSYSVETLREFRKLYGAENAIYFIMGVDAFLDIATWKEAQELLSLAQVIVAARPGWRLDEVERHMTSEQRQLLGNPRFEYVKISAITRETAKAHHEPRPVLLVEVVSLDISSSEIRQLVKEGRSIRYLVTDTVAAYIGKNRLYCSGQKLIGECEAST, translated from the coding sequence ATGCATATCGGCGTGATGGGGGGGACCTTTGATCCGATTCACCTCGGCCACCTGCGGGCCGCTGAGGAGATCTACTGGGCCCTTGGGCTGGATAGGATCACTTTTGTTCCGGCCGCCAGGCCCCCTCACAAAGAGGAGGAGTTTGAGGCGTCAGCCCTGCACCGGTACGAGATGGTTTCGCTGGCGACGGTCTATACGCCGTACTTCAGTGTCTCCCCAATTGAGCTGAGCCGCCCGGGCCGATCCTACTCGGTTGAGACGCTCCGGGAGTTTCGGAAATTGTATGGCGCAGAGAATGCCATCTACTTCATTATGGGCGTGGATGCGTTTCTTGATATCGCCACCTGGAAAGAAGCACAGGAGCTGCTGTCACTTGCCCAAGTCATCGTCGCTGCCCGTCCCGGCTGGCGGCTTGATGAGGTGGAGCGCCATATGACGTCCGAGCAGCGGCAGCTTCTGGGTAATCCTCGATTTGAGTACGTGAAGATCTCTGCCATCACGAGGGAGACCGCAAAAGCACACCATGAACCCCGTCCGGTCCTGTTGGTTGAAGTGGTATCGCTGGATATCTCCTCCAGTGAGATCCGGCAACTCGTGAAGGAGGGGAGGAGCATCCGGTATCTGGTGACCGACACTGTAGCCGCTTACATAGGCAAGAACCGCCTGTATTGTTCCGGGCAAAAGCTAATAGGCGAATGCGAGGCTTCGACGTGA
- the recN gene encoding DNA repair protein RecN: MLRELSITNFALIDELRVEFGPGLNVLTGETGAGKSIIIDALGLALGTKGETEQIRTGAEGATVEAAFDHWDEEARRLLADSGIECPPDEFLLVRRMLMREGKSKTYLNGRLSSAAWLRGLGDLLVEIHGQHQGVVLTQPSRQRMLLDAYAGLTGDVEAFRAMYSRRQALRAELDAVSAGEREKAQRLDQLQYQRGEIAAARLTDGEEEELIQERTILMHAERLHAAAHLGYEGLYGEQGSVMGRLAAIVSKLKDAQSIDPRLKETVDACLAAIASIEDAAAQLRDYREGVAFDPERLEQVEGRLHEIGKLKRKYGHSIAEILRCATSTEAELQRLICSEERGQEVERELATLEEALTQRAAAITARRNTAADRLAVAVQDELQALKMEKAVFAVQVRARHESGSPCLEASGADAVEFLIAPNPGEELKPLSRIASGGELSRVMLAIKAILAASDRIPTLVFDEVDVGIGGGMAEVVGQKLWAIAKERQVLSITHLPQIAALADRHFSIVKRLNGARTEIAVQVLEGEDRVREIARMLGAKGRSDTPLHHAQEIMETARRWKAARVPGASA, encoded by the coding sequence GTGCTCCGCGAGTTGAGTATAACGAATTTCGCTCTGATCGACGAGCTCCGGGTGGAGTTCGGCCCTGGATTGAATGTCCTCACAGGGGAGACCGGCGCAGGGAAGTCGATCATCATCGACGCATTGGGGTTGGCGCTGGGGACGAAGGGCGAGACGGAGCAGATCCGCACCGGGGCCGAAGGGGCGACGGTAGAGGCCGCGTTCGATCACTGGGACGAGGAGGCTCGGCGCCTGCTGGCCGACAGTGGGATTGAGTGTCCGCCTGATGAGTTCCTGCTCGTACGGCGCATGCTCATGCGGGAGGGAAAGAGTAAGACGTATCTGAATGGGAGACTTTCGTCGGCGGCGTGGCTTCGGGGTCTTGGCGATCTGCTGGTCGAGATCCATGGCCAGCACCAAGGGGTGGTCCTGACTCAGCCTTCTCGTCAGCGGATGCTTCTCGACGCCTATGCCGGTCTGACAGGGGATGTGGAAGCCTTTCGCGCGATGTATAGCAGACGGCAGGCCCTGAGGGCAGAGCTGGATGCCGTGAGCGCGGGAGAGCGAGAGAAGGCCCAGCGTCTTGACCAGCTTCAATATCAGCGAGGAGAGATCGCTGCCGCGCGCCTCACCGATGGGGAGGAAGAGGAACTCATCCAGGAGCGGACGATCCTCATGCACGCCGAGCGGCTACACGCGGCGGCGCACCTGGGGTACGAGGGTTTGTACGGAGAGCAGGGGTCGGTCATGGGTCGCCTGGCCGCGATCGTCTCGAAGCTCAAAGATGCGCAGAGCATCGATCCGAGGTTGAAGGAAACGGTTGATGCCTGCCTGGCTGCCATCGCGTCGATTGAGGATGCGGCAGCCCAGCTCAGGGACTACAGGGAGGGCGTAGCCTTTGACCCTGAGCGCCTCGAACAGGTGGAGGGGCGCCTGCACGAGATCGGCAAATTGAAGCGGAAATACGGTCATTCGATTGCCGAGATTCTCAGATGCGCCACGTCTACTGAAGCGGAGTTGCAGCGCCTCATCTGCTCAGAGGAGCGTGGGCAGGAGGTCGAACGGGAGCTTGCGACGCTGGAAGAGGCGCTGACGCAGCGGGCGGCTGCCATTACCGCGCGCCGGAATACAGCAGCCGATCGGCTGGCCGTGGCGGTGCAGGATGAGCTGCAGGCTCTGAAGATGGAGAAGGCGGTTTTTGCCGTCCAGGTGAGGGCTCGCCATGAGTCCGGCAGTCCGTGTTTGGAGGCGAGCGGGGCGGACGCGGTGGAGTTCCTGATTGCCCCGAATCCTGGCGAGGAGCTAAAGCCGCTTAGCCGCATCGCCTCCGGCGGTGAACTATCTCGAGTCATGTTGGCCATCAAGGCCATCCTCGCGGCCTCCGATCGGATCCCGACGCTGGTCTTTGACGAGGTGGACGTGGGGATCGGCGGGGGGATGGCCGAGGTGGTGGGCCAGAAGCTCTGGGCTATCGCGAAAGAGCGACAGGTTCTCTCAATCACGCATCTGCCTCAGATCGCGGCCTTGGCCGACCGCCATTTCTCGATTGTGAAGCGTCTCAATGGGGCTCGCACTGAAATCGCCGTCCAGGTGCTGGAGGGAGAAGATCGAGTCCGCGAGATTGCGAGGATGCTGGGGGCAAAGGGGCGATCGGATACCCCCCTGCACCATGCCCAGGAGATCATGGAGACTGCCCGGCGGTGGAAGGCTGCGAGGGTGCCAGGAGCTTCTGCTTGA
- a CDS encoding phosphoglycerate kinase has product MKLCIDDLELQGKRLLIRVDFNVPIDEQGTITDDTRIRAALPTINHAIRHGAKVLLISHLGRPKGGPNPKFSLEPAAGRLAALLGSPVELAEDCVGSGVKARIDRMAPGQVLMLENCRFHPEEEKNDEAFAMALAELCDLYVNDAFGTAHRAHASTVGVTGFVKQSASGFLMREELKQLGALLDSPKRPFIAILGGAKVSDKIGVLANLLSKVDSLLIGGGMAYTFLKAQGHEVGNSRVEADGLRIAQETMEQARHLNVAIHLPSDHVIAERIGADAPTRTVDGTIPIGFMGLDIGPATIGRFILEVERAKTILWNGPMGVFELLPFREGTFALAKAIATCRAHSIIGGGDTAAAVSLAGVADQMTHISTGGGASLEFLEGKELPGIAALTDRVEGIG; this is encoded by the coding sequence ATGAAACTGTGTATCGATGACCTGGAACTCCAAGGGAAACGGCTTCTGATCCGTGTCGATTTTAACGTCCCGATCGATGAGCAAGGGACGATTACGGACGATACACGCATCCGCGCCGCGCTCCCGACGATTAACCATGCGATCCGACATGGAGCGAAAGTTCTACTTATCTCTCACCTTGGTCGACCCAAGGGTGGCCCCAACCCAAAGTTCAGCCTCGAGCCAGCGGCTGGGCGGCTAGCGGCATTGCTGGGGAGTCCGGTAGAGCTGGCCGAGGATTGTGTGGGATCGGGGGTGAAGGCTCGGATCGACAGGATGGCCCCGGGGCAGGTGCTGATGCTTGAAAACTGCCGCTTTCATCCGGAGGAGGAGAAGAACGACGAAGCGTTTGCCATGGCATTGGCGGAGTTGTGTGACCTGTATGTCAACGACGCCTTCGGGACTGCGCACCGCGCCCACGCTTCTACCGTCGGAGTGACAGGATTCGTCAAGCAGTCGGCGTCTGGTTTTCTCATGCGGGAGGAACTCAAGCAACTCGGGGCGCTGCTCGACTCGCCAAAACGCCCCTTCATTGCCATCCTCGGGGGGGCCAAGGTTTCGGATAAGATCGGGGTCCTGGCCAATCTACTCTCGAAGGTGGACAGCCTCCTGATCGGCGGTGGTATGGCCTATACGTTCCTGAAGGCCCAAGGGCACGAGGTGGGGAACTCTCGAGTAGAGGCCGACGGACTAAGGATAGCGCAGGAGACGATGGAGCAGGCCAGACATTTGAATGTCGCCATCCATCTGCCCAGTGACCATGTGATTGCGGAGCGGATTGGCGCAGATGCACCCACCAGGACCGTCGATGGGACGATCCCGATCGGTTTTATGGGACTTGACATTGGCCCCGCGACAATCGGCCGGTTTATTCTGGAGGTTGAGCGCGCAAAAACCATCCTGTGGAATGGGCCAATGGGCGTATTCGAGCTACTGCCATTTCGGGAAGGGACGTTTGCGCTGGCTAAAGCGATCGCGACCTGCCGTGCGCATTCGATAATTGGGGGAGGCGACACAGCGGCCGCGGTCTCCCTGGCTGGAGTTGCCGACCAGATGACCCACATCTCGACGGGAGGTGGCGCGTCCCTGGAGTTCCTGGAAGGAAAGGAACTGCCTGGCATCGCCGCCCTTACAGATAGGGTAGAGGGGATAGGGTAG